Sequence from the Fibrobacter sp. genome:
AGTTGGTGACCCATGCTCCGGAAGATGTGAAGTCTGCTGTAGAAAGTGGTCATGGTCCGAAGTGCAAAGATGGCAGCGAAATGGATAAAGAGAAGTATCTTTACGAAATCGAATCCATCGAACTTTGGGCAATTAACAAGGAATCTGAAGAAGATCCGGGCCGCATCCTGTGGGCCGTCTACTCTTCTCAGGCAGAAAACGTACCGGATAGCGCATTCGTTGACGGTAACAACAGCTTCTTGATGGCTCCGGGTGAAGGCGCACTTGGCCTGACTCCGCCGCCGGCTTTGAAGAAGCCTAGCGCAGGTGCTGTTCTCGCAACTCTCACTCCGAACTCCGCTCGTACGCTGAAGCCGGAAAATGCTGCAAAGAACATTATTTACCCGCTGTCTGCCTATGACCTGATTGCTAAGGATCTTATCCAGATCCACACTCAGTTCATTGACCTTGATGACGTTGACAATATCATCATCGTTGCAAACGATGATACTCAGTTCGACAAGATCATTCAACTTATGGACCGCGCAAAAGAAGCCGGTTTCAGCAAGATCAACCTTGCTAAGCTGGGAGGTTAATCATGGCTAGAAAAAGTCGTAAATACGGTGAAGACGTCCCGTTCTCGATTACGTCCATGATGGACATGATGACCATTATTCTGGTGTTCATGATTAAGAACATGGACGCAGAAGGTCAGCTTTTGACTCAGGCTGAAAACTTGATCCTGCCGGTGTCCACTTCTCGTGTACAGCCGAAGGAAGTTTCCCTGGTCGTGGTCGTTGATAATGGTTACGTCGTGGTTGACAACGCTAAGATCGTTCCGACTGAAGATGTTTTGAAGCAGGAAGACCTCCTTGTTGCTAAGGTTGACTCTGTGCTGAAGGAACGTCGCGCTGTTGAACAGGAACACGCCCTCAAGGCTGGTCTTCCTGCCGACGAAGCCGGTCATATCGTTGTCCAAATCGACAAAAACATCCCTTACGATGCAATGTATAAGGTAATGGCTACTTGTGGCTTTGCCGGTTACACCAATATTGCATTCGCCGTAATGGAAAAGAACGGCGGGGAGGACTAATATATGGCAAAGACTAAAAAGCAAGCTCCTGCTATTGATCCGTTAGTAGCGTCCCTTATGCCGGAATCCGACAAGAAGATGGGTGCTATTGCCGGTATCTCTCTTGTGGTTGCTTTGGCAATCTGCCTTTGGGCTTCCATGTACGAACAGGTTGTGGATGAAGTCGTGTTCGATGACTCCGCAGCTGCTGATCTGACTACTTCTATGTCCATCGAAGAAAAGAAGGAAGAGAAGAAGGAAGAAAAGAAGAAGGAAGAACCCAAGAAGCCTCGTAAGAAGGCTGGTGGCGGTGGTAAGCCCCGTGGTAAGGGTCAGCCCAACGCTCCCCAGACTCGCGGTGTGCTTAAGCTCTTGACCGCTCAGACCAAGAACGCCAGTGCCGGTGCATATGACCTTATGAAGAACCAGAAGTTCTCTAAGGACATCGACAAGGTGCTGAAGGACGTGGCTGGCCTCCAGACTACAGGTAAGACTGTTCTCGGTGGTCGTCGCGGTAAGGCTGACGGTGGCTTTAACGAAGGTTACGCAGAAGGCGGTTCCGGTGGTATCGGTGACGGTCTGGCTGGCCTCCTTGGCGGTGGTGGCGGTGGTATCGCTACTAAGGCTAAGGGTTCCATCAAGACTCCGTCTGAACGCGATATCGACATGGGTGCAGGTGGCGGCTCTCGTTCCGCTGCAGACATCATGAAGGTTGTGCGTCAGCGTACTCCGGGTCTGCGTCACATCTATAACAAGTTCCTGAAGAAGAAACCGGGATTCCAGGGTAAGGTTACCTTGAAGTTCACGATCGCTCCGGGTGGCGAAGTTATCAGCATTAGCATTGCTTCCTCTACCACTGGTTACGGCGAATTTGACGGTGAAGTCAAGACCGCTGTTAGCCGCTGGAAGTTCAGCAAGGTTAAGTCCGGTAACACTACTGTGACCATTCCGTTCACCTTCTCTGAATAATTTTTCGGAAAAAGTGTAAAAAAGACCTGACTGCGAAGTCGGGTCTTTTTTTTGTATCAAAAAACGGCGAAAAGTTTAAATTTTTATTGCGTTTTTCCTTTAATAAAGCTAACTTTAAAGCAGAATTTTCAAGAGGAGTTTTAAAATGAATTTAAGAACTGCTGCTGCAGTCGGTGCCGCCTTCGGTATTCTTGGTGTCGGTTCCGCATTTGCAACTTTTGCACGTGTTGAATCCATGGGTAAGAACACTACCTATATCATGGATGACGTGAGCATTTTCGACAACCCGGCAAACGCAAGCCTCTATTCCAACTACTTGATCGGTGGTTTCGGTGCCTATACCGATAACGATCTCCAGGCTGGTGGCAACCGTGATCCGCAGCACCCGACTTTCGGTGGTATCTTCTCTCTTGGCTTCGGTGACGAAAACAATCCGGATCCCAAGTTTACCATCGGTGGTTTGTTCGGCCGTATCAACGACGACTTGGCTATGTACCTTCCCCAGAAGGTTCAGACTGGCTCTAGCACCTACGCAAACGTTCCTGAAACCGTGACCAACTTCGACGGTTTCCTGGGCGGTACTTTCTCCAGCGGTGACGCATGGGGCTTGCACATTTACATCGCTCACCAGGATGGTGGCGATCTCGATGAAAGCGGTACTTACCAGGTCGATGACGACGCCTACGCTTCTATCGTGCAGGCAGACGGTGGTCTTAACTTCCAGGTTGGTAGCGGTACCTCTTACGAACTGTCCTTGGGCCTTGCCCGTATCCAGTATGGTCCGGACCACCACAGCTTCTTCGACGATGGTGACTTTACCTACTTGGCAAAGGCTCGCGCCTTCTTCACTCTCGACGCTATCGACGGTGAATTGGTTCCGGCAGCATCTATGAAGCTCGCTCAGGCTCCTGGCATCAACGACAAGCACGCTCAGGCTGGTGTTGGTATCAACGTGGCTATGGACCGTGGCTTCTTCTGGATGGGTCTCGACTTCATTTGGAATCAGATGAAGGCTCACGATTGGTTCTATGACAAGAACGTCGATGGCGGTGCATGGGTATATGACTCTCGCAACGACGACGAAGACCGTAACTGGGATAAGCGTTCCGACATCGGTGGCAAGATCAGCTTCGGTATCGAACGTAACATCTGGTGGGACTGGTTTGTTGTCCGCGTTGGTGGTCAGAAGTCCATTCTCTACACCAGCTGCGATGTGAACTCCAAGAACAGCTACAACAGCTCTCGCTACGGCATCTGCAAGGATGACGGCAACTTCTTTACCACCAATCCTCTTGCTAACGGCACCAACGACGACCACGTAGGCTTCGGCTTTGGCGTGAACATCGAAGAAAAGCTGAAGATCGATGTGACCGTTGCTGAAGACCTTCTGTTCCGCAACCCGTTCCAGGGTGAAGGCCGTATCTTCTCTCGCTTGGATGCAACCTATTCGTTCTAATTGAGAAGCTACAGGACAACGAAAAAGGACTCGCCTAAGGGCAGTCCTTTTTTTTATTTTATGATCTATGAAAAGAATGATGTCCCTTATCTTTAATGGCCGGTCCAGTGTCTGTGGTTCAATAGCTGTTGCTGCTATCGCTTTGTTACTTTGTCTGCAAGGCTGTTCCGAATCTACGGATCGTATTGAGGCTAAGCTTTCTCCATACCTTCAGGAGGATTTGAAGTTCATGGTGGCGGAGACTATGCGCGCTTCCCACGATAGGTCTGCCTTGCTTGACACACCCTACTATCGCGTGAAAGATTTCCGACTTTTTGATGGTGCGGAAGCTCGCATTTATGCTGCCTATGCAGAAGTGGATTTCTTCATTTACAAGGATATTGCCATGCACGAGAAAAGGAAATATCGTTACGATGTAAATGCAAGACAATGGGATCGATATTTGAAAGCCTTTAAATTCGGCCGTGATACAATCCAGTAGTCCCTAGGAATTTTTCTTTTTGTCTATATTTGGGTTGGTTAGTTTCATTTTTTAAAAAAGGACACCTCTTTTGTTTGGTCTTTTTTCTTGCGATATTGGTATTGATCTGGGCACGGCTAATACTTTGGTCCATGTCGCTGGTCAGGGCATTGTAATTAACGAACCGACTGTGATTGCTGTCGATAGCAAGAACAATCGCGTTTCTGCAATCGGTTTCGAAGCTAAGAAGATGCTTGGTAGAACTCCTGGCGAAAGCCGTGCAGTTCGCCCCATGCGTGACGGTGTGATTGCCGATTTTGAACTGGTTGAAAATCTCCTCCAGACCTTTATTAAGCGTGTTCAGAAGTATCCTCTTTGGATGGTTAAGCCCCGCGTTGTCGTGGGTGTTCCTTCTGGAATTACTGAAGTGGAAAAGCGCGCTGTGATTGACGCTGCTAAGCAGGCTGGTGCAAAGGAAGTCCATCTGGTCCATGAACCTATGGCTGCCGCCGTGGGTATGGGTATCCCTGTTGAAGATCCTGTAGGTAACATGATCGTGGATATCGGTGGTGGTACTTCTGATATTGCCGTAATTGCCTTGAATGGTACCGTATGTAACGCCTCTGTACGTGTGGGCGGCGACGAAATGGACGAAGCCATTGTTCGCTACCTCCGCACCATGTACAACCTCTGCGTTGGTGAAAGCACTGCAGAACAGATTAAGATGCAGATTGGTTCCGCTAGCCCCCTGGAAGAAGAACTGACCATGGAAGTGAAGGGTCACGACTTTATCGCAGGCATGCCTCGCACCATGACCATCAATAGCGCTGAAATTCGCGAAGCTTTGAATGAACCTGTGACAGCAATCGTAGAAGCTGTAAAGCAGGCTTTGAGCATTACTCCGCCGGAACTTTCCGCAGATATCTATGACAAGGGCATCATCATGACTGGTGGTGGTTCTCAGCTCCGTGGGTTTGACGAACGTATCCGCCAGGAAACCGGTCTTTCCGTGAACGTGATTGACGAAGCTCTTATTTGCGTATGTAAGGGCGCTGCACGTATCCTGGAAGACTTGGACAAGTATCGTCCTGTGTTGATCGCATCTTCTAACTAATTACAGATTTCAAATCGATGTTTAGGGCATTTCGCTTTATTGTCGAGTTGTTTTCCCAAAGGCATGGCATTGTTGCTTTTGCCTTTTTTCTGCTTTTGGGATTGCTGATGCGACAAGCTCCGAACACCGTTCGCGAGAGTGTTGTTTCTTCTGCTCTTGGTACTGTGTTCTATCCTGTGCAATTGATTGTCTCCTCAGTGAATGCGTACCGGGCTGTTGCTGATGAAAATGAACAGCTGAAGGAAGAAAACGCAAGACTGCGTCAGGAAACGTATCATGCCAGGGAAGGATTACAGGAACTGGCCCGACTTCACACCTTGGTTCGGTTTGATGACAAGTGGGATTTCCCTATTGTCACATCTCGAGTCGTAGGACATAATCCTGGACGATTCCTTACAACGTTGGTTGTCAATCGCGGTACCCATCACGGAGTCAAGGAAGACATGCCTGTATTTTCCATGAATGGGCTTGTTGGAAAGATTTCGAAGGCAACGCTTTCGCATTCCAGAGTTCAGCTTTTGGTGGATCCTAACCTTAAGTTGTCTGTAATGGAACGCCGTACTCGTGTGGTTGGGTTCCTGGAATCCATGGACGGCAGAACTTTGTCGGCAATGGTGCCGACGCATGCTGGCGTTCGTGTGGGAGACACTCTTGTGACTTCCGGCCTTGGGGGCATTTTCCCGAAGGGCATTCCTGTTGGAACCGTTAAGGATGTGCGAAAGGCCGACCTAGATGTAATGCGTTTGATGGACGTGGAACCCTTCCAGGATTTCGCCATGTTGGAGGAAGTCTTTGTGATGGAGAAGGAGCCGGACTGGATTGTAAAGGAGTTGCTGAATGAATAATTTTGGTTGGCTCAAGGTTTTGATCCTTTTTGTGATTTCCTTTGCCTTGCAGGTGACTGTGGCTGACTGGTTGCAGATCTTTGGTATTGGTCCTGACATTGTCGTTATTTTTATTGTAGCCGTAGCAATTAAGTACGGTCCTGCAGCAGGTTGCCTTTGGGGCTTTGTTGCTGGATTCTCCCAGGATGTGTACGCTCCTGTAGAGTGGCTTGGCGCAAATACCATTGCCATGACGGTACTTGGCTTTGCTGTTGGACAACTTGAAGAAAGATTCCTTACCTTGAATATGCCTGCAAAGGTTGGGGTGCTGGGGCTTGGCTTCTTTGTCTGCGATATGGTTTATTTTGGCGTTACAGGACTTTCCAAGGAAATTGTCACGAATCTGTTCCTGACCAAGAGTGTTCCCGAATGCATTTACACCATGTTTATTGGTGCCATCGTTTTTTATCTGGACTCGGGATCCGTAAAAAAGAAGAAGCATGTCTAAGGGATCTGTAGATAGCGAAATTTTGCAGAATCGAAATTGGAACATCCTCATCTACATGATGGGGGTTGTTGTCTTGTTCGGCATCCTTTTGTTTAGACTCTTTTCGCTGCAGTACACTCACTACGACGAAAACTTGCAACGTTCCGATAACAACCGTATCCGCAAGGTGGAACTGGTTGCGGAACGAGGCTACATCTATGATCGCAATGGTGAAGTCCTTGTTCGCAATAGGCCTTCTTACCAGATTGCAATCCGTTCTACCAGCTTGCCTCGAAAAAAGGAGCTGAGGGATTCCGTTTTCAATAGGCTTCTCGGCATCCGCAACAAGTCCGGTGAGCGAATGTTTGACTCGCTTTCGTTGGATACGGCCTTCCAGCGTTCCCGTTGGATCAAGACTCGTCCTATCCGATTGATGGAAGATGCTTCTGCAGAGCAGGTTGCCATTATTGAGGAACATTCGTCCGAACTCCCTGGTGTTGAGACCTTGATTGAATCTCGACGTGAATATCCCTATGGAACACTGGCGTCTCACGTTCTGGGCTACACCAGTGAAATTTCTGAAGAGCAATTGAAGTTGCCGGAATACGAAGGCTATTCCCAGGGCGACCGCATTGGTCAAAAGGGCTTGGAGCAAGGCTACGACAAGGAGTTCCGTGGTGTTAACGGAATGAAGCTTGTGGAAGTGAACGCCTCCGGCCGTGAAATGGGGCAGGTGGCTGGAGTGGAGGGTACGCCTCCGGTTCCGGGTCTTCATCTGGTTTCTACACTTGATCTTCGCCTGCAGAAAGTTGCTGAAGAGGCTATCCCTGATAGTGCCAAGGGCGCCCTCGTAGCTTTGGATCCTCGTACAGGTGAAATCCTGGCGATGGTAAGTTCTCCTAGACTGGACCCGAACATCTTCTCGCTGAAGCGTCGTGAACGAAATAAGGGCTGGGCGCATGTGGCCCTGGATTCCATGCGTCCTCTTACTAACCGCGCCATTTCTGGAACCTATCCGCCGGCATCCGTGTTCAAGCTGGTTACAGCAGGCGCAGGTTTGGAAAATGGAGTCCTGTCTGAAAGCAAGTACTATCCGAAGTCTTGTACAGGCGGCTACCAGTATGGTGCGCGCTATCAGAAATGCTGGGGTACCCATGGAAATTTGAATGTGGTTCATGCGATTCGACTTTCCTGCGATGTGTTTTTCTATCAGGCCGGTCTTGATATTGACATGGCTCGTATCAACGAATTTGGCCGTCGTTTTGGTCTTGGTGAGAAGCCTCTTGGTGTTGACATTCCTGGTGAAAAGGCCGGGTGGCTTCCCGATTCTGTTTCGTTCAATGAAAAGAATAAGCGCCTTGGCTGGCGCTGGGCTCGCGGTTTGATTCTGAACCTTTCCATTGGTCAGGGGCAGATTGTAACGCCTTTGCAGCAGGCGGTTCTGGTTGGCTCGCTGGCGACGAACGAAGGCGTGTATAGGCCCCACTTCATGAAGGAACTTCGCGATGACAGCGGTAAGGTTGTTCGCCGTTATGAACCGGAGATTGTCCGCTCTGGAAAGATGAAGCCTTACACCCACCGCATTATCTTGAGTGCAATGGATTCCGTGGTGAAC
This genomic interval carries:
- a CDS encoding biopolymer transporter ExbD translates to MSRQLKKPAKPEEPDLLPAMGLFTILIPMLLSMAAFSKLAIVEVNLPERSMMNMDNDTPPEPDQQALNLSLAITGDYLVIGARGGFQPNVYFKEMWTFRCKSDAQLVTHAPEDVKSAVESGHGPKCKDGSEMDKEKYLYEIESIELWAINKESEEDPGRILWAVYSSQAENVPDSAFVDGNNSFLMAPGEGALGLTPPPALKKPSAGAVLATLTPNSARTLKPENAAKNIIYPLSAYDLIAKDLIQIHTQFIDLDDVDNIIIVANDDTQFDKIIQLMDRAKEAGFSKINLAKLGG
- a CDS encoding biopolymer transporter ExbD; the encoded protein is MARKSRKYGEDVPFSITSMMDMMTIILVFMIKNMDAEGQLLTQAENLILPVSTSRVQPKEVSLVVVVDNGYVVVDNAKIVPTEDVLKQEDLLVAKVDSVLKERRAVEQEHALKAGLPADEAGHIVVQIDKNIPYDAMYKVMATCGFAGYTNIAFAVMEKNGGED
- a CDS encoding TonB family protein, with the protein product MAKTKKQAPAIDPLVASLMPESDKKMGAIAGISLVVALAICLWASMYEQVVDEVVFDDSAAADLTTSMSIEEKKEEKKEEKKKEEPKKPRKKAGGGGKPRGKGQPNAPQTRGVLKLLTAQTKNASAGAYDLMKNQKFSKDIDKVLKDVAGLQTTGKTVLGGRRGKADGGFNEGYAEGGSGGIGDGLAGLLGGGGGGIATKAKGSIKTPSERDIDMGAGGGSRSAADIMKVVRQRTPGLRHIYNKFLKKKPGFQGKVTLKFTIAPGGEVISISIASSTTGYGEFDGEVKTAVSRWKFSKVKSGNTTVTIPFTFSE
- a CDS encoding rod shape-determining protein; protein product: MFGLFSCDIGIDLGTANTLVHVAGQGIVINEPTVIAVDSKNNRVSAIGFEAKKMLGRTPGESRAVRPMRDGVIADFELVENLLQTFIKRVQKYPLWMVKPRVVVGVPSGITEVEKRAVIDAAKQAGAKEVHLVHEPMAAAVGMGIPVEDPVGNMIVDIGGGTSDIAVIALNGTVCNASVRVGGDEMDEAIVRYLRTMYNLCVGESTAEQIKMQIGSASPLEEELTMEVKGHDFIAGMPRTMTINSAEIREALNEPVTAIVEAVKQALSITPPELSADIYDKGIIMTGGGSQLRGFDERIRQETGLSVNVIDEALICVCKGAARILEDLDKYRPVLIASSN
- the mreC gene encoding rod shape-determining protein MreC, producing the protein MRQAPNTVRESVVSSALGTVFYPVQLIVSSVNAYRAVADENEQLKEENARLRQETYHAREGLQELARLHTLVRFDDKWDFPIVTSRVVGHNPGRFLTTLVVNRGTHHGVKEDMPVFSMNGLVGKISKATLSHSRVQLLVDPNLKLSVMERRTRVVGFLESMDGRTLSAMVPTHAGVRVGDTLVTSGLGGIFPKGIPVGTVKDVRKADLDVMRLMDVEPFQDFAMLEEVFVMEKEPDWIVKELLNE
- the mreD gene encoding rod shape-determining protein MreD, translating into MNNFGWLKVLILFVISFALQVTVADWLQIFGIGPDIVVIFIVAVAIKYGPAAGCLWGFVAGFSQDVYAPVEWLGANTIAMTVLGFAVGQLEERFLTLNMPAKVGVLGLGFFVCDMVYFGVTGLSKEIVTNLFLTKSVPECIYTMFIGAIVFYLDSGSVKKKKHV
- the mrdA gene encoding penicillin-binding protein 2, which produces MSKGSVDSEILQNRNWNILIYMMGVVVLFGILLFRLFSLQYTHYDENLQRSDNNRIRKVELVAERGYIYDRNGEVLVRNRPSYQIAIRSTSLPRKKELRDSVFNRLLGIRNKSGERMFDSLSLDTAFQRSRWIKTRPIRLMEDASAEQVAIIEEHSSELPGVETLIESRREYPYGTLASHVLGYTSEISEEQLKLPEYEGYSQGDRIGQKGLEQGYDKEFRGVNGMKLVEVNASGREMGQVAGVEGTPPVPGLHLVSTLDLRLQKVAEEAIPDSAKGALVALDPRTGEILAMVSSPRLDPNIFSLKRRERNKGWAHVALDSMRPLTNRAISGTYPPASVFKLVTAGAGLENGVLSESKYYPKSCTGGYQYGARYQKCWGTHGNLNVVHAIRLSCDVFFYQAGLDIDMARINEFGRRFGLGEKPLGVDIPGEKAGWLPDSVSFNEKNKRLGWRWARGLILNLSIGQGQIVTPLQQAVLVGSLATNEGVYRPHFMKELRDDSGKVVRRYEPEIVRSGKMKPYTHRIILSAMDSVVNHPGGTGKRGALPNIRVGAKTGSGEWKKGEKTHAWYAAVAPLYDPQIAVAVIMEAAGGGGAVSGPIAKKVMTAFFENKAADEERMNASKEEER